From the Aspergillus puulaauensis MK2 DNA, chromosome 1, nearly complete sequence genome, the window TGCTTTTGAGGGGAAGGGAGGATGACCAAATCGAGTAACGCGTTTGGCTTCGCAGGGTTTGGGTTCAAGacgagagaaagagggaaacggggagagctgggaagttggtcgaagaaggcaaagtGCCGGTGCAGAGAGGAAGGCGGTGTCTCACGTGTGCCTTACAGTACGTGACTGCCCCACCGCTTGTCACTCTCCCCCAACTTGGTTGCCTCGCCTTCACTAGCGACCAATTTCCTTGACACTACGTTCCCTAGAGTCAGAGGACGAGTTACTCAGAGATCCCcttcgtccagctccagattttccttcctccccctcatAAAAGCTCGAATCAGGAAGCAAGAGTCGCAGTGGTGACAAGTGCACGGCTGGAATCCGGCCGGTACTAAGTTTGTCCAGACCTTCTAGTGGGGACAATCTCCTCTTGGCAGCGCGCATTATTGGATCAGTCGCAGTGAGGTATTGGAGTCGTGATTTGCCAGTCGCCCATTCCCCACCAATACCGCGTAATATTACCGGTACTCCGTCCGACGGCCAGCGCCCTCGTCCAGCCCGCCTGTCCATCGCTCCAGAAGTCCCTAAGGCCCAAAGGCATGCCTGGAGGATACTCTGGACATTGGGGCCAGAGGGGGGGAACGACTCTCCAAGCATGTCTTTCTGATCTACTAGACGGCTGAAACTATCCTTAGTCTTCACCGAACACGGACACGGTCTCGTCCGCAACTGGACCAGAATAGCATGTAACCTGTGGAGTCCCAGCATACCAACCTCCTCAAGCCCACCACTTGGAATCACGCATCTCTAGCCTAATCAACGAACAGAGGTGATCAGTGGGTAAGGAATGCAGAGGCTGGCCAGCGCACCTGGATCACAACGGCTCACTGTTGGGGACAGAAGTACCTTGCTTCGGGAGGTGATATCCTCTTTCCGCTGTCTTGCAGTCGCGCAGGAAGGGAGTCGTTGGCCAGCAGCTGAATGAACTGgtcgtacggagtacaatACACTGTCAGTATTCACGGACTTTGCAAGTGCAGCCCCTAGCAAACCTCCCATGATTGATTTAGATCGACAAAACGGACTAGAGTCTAGACGAAAGGACAAAGTTCAAATGACTGCTCCTGACTCCTGAGTCTTGTGAACCCTGAAAATCGAAATCCACACCACTATAGGATATAGGCAGCGATAGTTGATCCAATAATTATCAGCCATATCGGCAATATCCATGCCAATAAACCTCTAGTCGGTATCATTGTCATTCTACCCTGCATCGTCACAAAGACCAGCACGAGACGCACCAAGTCGGCTAGGGCTGGCTGGATTCTGAAAGCCGAGTCCCTCGTGCGAACTTGGGCATGGGTCACAACTTTCGTCAATAACGCTCCAACCGttttctttcattctttcAGCCTTATTTCCAGGAAGAAACAGTGCGCGTCTCCATAATCAAGACAACCACCAGATTGAGCTAAATACGTAGGAAGTGCTGTAACTACTGAGACAGCTTTCAATTGAAACTCCACTTCTTGCTATCTCATCAAGGCGACTGAGACGGTTTCGTTGGCTGAGAGAAATATATTTCGACTAAGCTCATACGTATACTCCAAATTTCGAGTTGCAGCATATTATATTCAATTGGCCAAGTTgtcggatgatgatggccatAATACTAATGAGTCAATGACAACCCCGCAATCTCAGCATTACAGAATTTAAACTGTCCATAAAACTACTGCGCCATTTCCCCGCATATACTCCGGGGCATTGAGATCAATGGCCCAGTCGTATATCCCCGGCCGGTGTCAGAGAATGTGCGTGATGTCGCCAACACTTAATATGAAACGTCAGGCTGAAACAGTCAACCCTAGCACCACGTGGAGTAAAAGAATACATatgataatatataatttagttaTCATATTAGCCGTAGTGGGCAACGGTATCctaactataataagatCTAGACTTAACTCATCATATTCTTGGGAAATGACAATGCGCCAATGACCAAGGAAAcaaaattctatttttacATATGCATGCAGTGATAAAAAGCAGTTCCTCCCCAGAAGTAAACGGCAGGGACACAGAAAGGTCGCTTGTGAGCAATGTTGTTGGTTCAGAGAATAGACTCGTAGCTTGAAACAGACTGCGCCATCATATTTCGCCTAGACAACGCCGAGTAATAGCCGATTGAAAATGTGCGTGTCCAACTTCGGTAGTGGTTTGAAGCGGACGTTCATTTTCTACCACTTCATACATGTCGTCCGTCTTCGTTGTTGGTAAGAAAAAAGGGAAcaagaataagaaaaaaaaaagggttggaaatgagaagaagagtaATGAATGTTAATAATGTGCAAGAAATGAAGGCCCTCACAGAGTCCAAGGTCCAGCCTCGGGATGTGCCGCAAGTAAATTTAGTGGATGTTGACAGCAAAATCCCtaacaccagcaccaccgccaccctTGGGACCGAGCCACACGATCTCAATGACACTGtggccttcatcttcctcacgCACATACCACTGATGAACATTGTCGCCAACGACAAATGTTTCCCGCAAGAGCCACCTGTCCTTGGTAACTCCAGGGTGGTCCTTAGGGCGCAGAGGTCCTAAGCGGGCTTCGTAGCCTCGAGGGTCTTCCTCCCATGTCTTCTCGGTGTGATCGAAGTCGATCGCATCGTCGGGAGTGTTCTCATCATAAGTATATTTGACAAGAGAATACCCGTTGGTCAAAACCCAAAAGGTGCGGATAGACTTTCCGGtggcgttgttgatgatttcctcctgGTCAAAGACCCAGCGACGAAGGATAGATCGGCGAccagcagccgcagaagCGGAAGTCATCTTGACGACATCTTTAGTATACCAGCTGTTCCAGTGGTGGAGAGATTCGATCTTGCGACCGGATTCGTATACACCATCGACATCACCTTGCATATCCATCTGGTATAGAGACGGCCAGAGGGTCAGGTGAGTATCACCAAATCTCTGGATACACTGCCCAAGCTTCTGGTCACCGGGTTGTTCACCCCAGGACTGGCACTCATCGTAGTAGGTTTCGAGAGTATCGAGCAAGGGTTTGGAAACGAACACTCCTGCTCCTCCGAAGGCAATGTGGCCGAAGTTGTCTACCTGCCAGCTAGCCTCAGAGAGGGCACCAATGTAGTGCTTCTTGTTCACGTCGAACAGTTTCAATTCGTGAGCGATAGTCGgcagggaaaggaagaaagtgtCATCATCAATCCAGCCGAGCCACTTGGTTTGGGGTCGCTCAGTTCGGATGATCTCAGCGAAAGCCTGGACGAGACCGAAGTAGCGAGCAGTGAAATCCAGGGGCGACTTGATCAACCTCAAATCGAGACCACGGTTACGGAAATAGGTCTCCTGCTTCGCGATGTCGTCATCGGAGTTGGGAACCAGAACAATAACACCAGCCTTGGTGTTTCCATAAGAGTacagaagagaaggaagcaaGCGGTCCAAGCGATCGGCAGATGTGGCCAACCCGAATAGTAGTTTATCCGTCTCATCCATGTCATGGTCGGCGGCGACGTCTACGTCGATAACTGGCGGGCAGGCCATCCCATCTTCGTGGTTAGCTGGGGAGATGACCATACCACGTTCGAGAACGGTTGTAGGAGGAAGGACAGGAACGCTGATGTCTTCGAGCGACTTGAACTCGGTCTTGGGAGGCAGGAAGTTGGGGCGGAAGTAGGCCCGGGTGTAGTTCTTGCGGAGGATCCACTCGTTGAAAGGCAGAGGCGGCATAATGTTTTCGACCTCGCACTGCTTCGAATTCGAGTGCGAGTTCGACGTGGGTGGTGTAGGCTGCAGTTGAATCTGCGGAGCACCAGACGAGCCGACCCGATCAACGGGGTGTCTCAACCGCATAAGCGCTTCGCGATCATATCGCTGGATGCACCAAAAGAAAAGACCTATGGAGAATAGGGCAATGAGGGGGAAAGCGGTTTTCAGGCGAAAGGTCGGCATTTTGCGCGGAGTATTAGAAGTGTTCTTCAGCATGAAGAGGttcgaaaaaaaaatcaagTGGTTGAGAAATGTTAGAGTCCGAAGTATCGAAAAAGCATCGACCGGAGAGAAGACAAGGGCTCTCGTTATCGTTGGAGGGTCAGGGACCAAAAGAGTGAATGTGACGAGTGAGGGTTGTCAAACAAGAATATCAACGAAGGACAGGCGGCGCCGAGATTTGTTGCCTGGTTCACAGATGGATTATGTCTGTGAAGTCAACAAGTCGAGCCGCGCGGACGAAACGAAAATCCAGGGGGAGCGGCAGGTAAAGAGCACAGCTAGACGTAGGCCCTGAGTGTTGGATGGGCAAGCCggggtgacgaggagggtttgAAGTGTGTCAAAGACCTCGAGTCtctggggagaagagaagagggagagaggagcGAAGAACGAACGAagtggaagagggaaagTTGATGAGGACGTGGTGGCAGGAGACGCAGAAAAGGCGACAGTGGACAGGCGACCCCGAGTGGGAAGCGGGAACTGAAAATGGTTACTATTTGGACCACGGGGCGGTAAATTGATCTGCAAAATTACACTCAGCCTGGGTGA encodes:
- the gfsA gene encoding glycosyltransferase family 31 protein (COG:S;~EggNog:ENOG410PPBC;~InterPro:IPR006740;~PFAM:PF04646;~TransMembrane:1 (o6-25i)), with product MPTFRLKTAFPLIALFSIGLFFWCIQRYDREALMRLRHPVDRVGSSGAPQIQLQPTPPTSNSHSNSKQCEVENIMPPLPFNEWILRKNYTRAYFRPNFLPPKTEFKSLEDISVPVLPPTTVLERGMVISPANHEDGMACPPVIDVDVAADHDMDETDKLLFGLATSADRLDRLLPSLLYSYGNTKAGVIVLVPNSDDDIAKQETYFRNRGLDLRLIKSPLDFTARYFGLVQAFAEIIRTERPQTKWLGWIDDDTFFLSLPTIAHELKLFDVNKKHYIGALSEASWQVDNFGHIAFGGAGVFVSKPLLDTLETYYDECQSWGEQPGDQKLGQCIQRFGDTHLTLWPSLYQMDMQGDVDGVYESGRKIESLHHWNSWYTKDVVKMTSASAAAGRRSILRRWVFDQEEIINNATGKSIRTFWVLTNGYSLVKYTYDENTPDDAIDFDHTEKTWEEDPRGYEARLGPLRPKDHPGVTKDRWLLRETFVVGDNVHQWYVREEDEGHSVIEIVWLGPKGGGGAGVRDFAVNIH